ATCTCTTTAAACTTCTCCCGGTCTCCCCATTGATAAAATAATCCCATCCCGGGACCGTATTATAACCATATGATTCCATAAATAAAATATTATTCTCCCCCCCCTTAACCGTCTATAGCCTGACCATTGTCAAAAAAGGAATTTCCTATACTATCAAGTTGCAATGAGAATAAAGAAAATGTAAATCCTGTTAATCCTGTCGGACAAAATTTTTATGGTCAAAGATCTCACAGCACACTAATCGAACTTGATTATTTTCAGGAAAATATGGGCAATGGTCCCGTAGAGATAGGCAAAGACCGGTGCAAAAAGACCGACGGCTATGACGGAGAATAATTTCCACCCTTTATATTCCTGAAGGAGGTTTATGATCGCTTCCTCATGGGTAAAGACACCCCAAAAACTCATGGCCACCAGGATCAAAAAAATCAGGGATTTAATAATCTCTTTTCCTCCCAGGAAATATTTCTCCTGCAATTCGTCCGAGGAGATCACCGGAACACGGATCCGCCCGCCCAGATAGACCTTCAAGTCCCGAAGCAGGCGAATCCGGGCCGCTTTGGATTTGCCGAGGAAGAGATCTCCGATAACTACCAGACTGTAATTAACATTTCGGCTGATGGCCGACGATAAGGTCTGGAAGTTGCCCTGAATGAAATGGCTGCCTCCGGATCTGCCCTGCCGGATCAATTCTTCCAAGGCGTTGCTCAAACCCCCGTCCTCGATCCTGGGCTTCTCGGGGGTATCCTCTTCAATGCCTCCGGTGTATTCAGGTTCTTCCCTGGCGGCCAAACCAGATGGGATTGCCCCTTCTTCGGCGGTTTCGGCAGCCGCTTCCTCCGAAGGGAGGAAACGTAATAATTCAATGGCCGCACCCCAGCGCTGGGCCACCTGATTGATCTGGGTAAACGTTTCGGATTGGGGGTTATAGGCCTCCTGTATCCAGAGGATATTGGTTTCGGCCATGGTCGCCAGCACTTCCTTGACCCCCGGAACCTCGGCCAGGACCTCCGGGATATGGTTGGCCACCTGGGCCTGCCGGGGCATATAAGTGACGGTGACCACCCCCTCATTGGCCGAAACGGTCAGGTCGGCCTCGGACGTCCGGGCATCCAGGGCCAGTTTCAGCCTGGTCCGGGCTGCCAGACAATAATGGTCCATACTTTTCAGGGAGGCCGGGGTCGGGCGAAAATCAGGGAGTTCGGCCAGGGAACAGAGGGCCGCACTGGTGTTGGCCAGGCTCATGTGCTCCAGATTGAGAATCAGGTCATACTGTCTGGGATCATTGATGTCCTGCCCGTGAATCAGATGGACCCAGGTTTCAATATCCTGGTCCACCTGCTGAATGAATTTTTCGGTCTTGGGCCGATCCAACCGCATCTGCTTCATGATCGTTTGAATGCGATATTCCTTGTTGGAGACCAGGCGGATCCGAAAGATATGGGAAACATTGGGCATCAGAAAATGCCCTCCCCTGCCGTGATAGACCAGGTTCCCCTCCCCGGCCTTTTCACAAATTCCAGCGGTAATAAAGGCTAAATAGCGTTCTTTCAGGCGGGCCAGGCGTTCGGTTTGGGCCGGGCTTTTAATGATCGACATCTCCAGTTTTCCTATGGGGATCCCCGCTACCGTGCCCTGATCCGTCAACTCTTCACGACTCAGGCAGGGATAGCCCAGTTTCCGGGCCAGGTCTTCGGAAACTTCTTTCCTTAAGCTCGCCGAGGTACTTGAAATAATAATGATGGCCATGGTTATATTCCTTCCTTTTTAATCTTCCGTTCGGTTGCCATACTCCTATCCTCCTTGGGCCTGACGATGATGATTTGACTTTCCACACTGTTTCGTAAGGACTCGATCCGGTGGATTAATTTTTGATATTGCGGGTTCGGAACCGGTGGGACCGCAATGATGATCTCTGAAATATTATGTTCCCTGGTAAAATGACCAACCGTTTCCAGATAGGCTTCATTGGAAGAGAACAGTTCCAGGTTGACCTTTTCCCCCCTGGCCTGCTGAACCAGGATATCAAAGGGCTTGGGCCAGGGTTCAACCTTTTTGGTCGGCGCGGTTTCGTCGCCCTCCGGAGCAGGCGAAAAAATTAAAAATAGAATTTTGGTGGGATTCCTTTTCGCGAATTCGATGG
This is a stretch of genomic DNA from Deltaproteobacteria bacterium. It encodes these proteins:
- a CDS encoding cytidylate kinase-like family protein, which translates into the protein MAIIIISSTSASLRKEVSEDLARKLGYPCLSREELTDQGTVAGIPIGKLEMSIIKSPAQTERLARLKERYLAFITAGICEKAGEGNLVYHGRGGHFLMPNVSHIFRIRLVSNKEYRIQTIMKQMRLDRPKTEKFIQQVDQDIETWVHLIHGQDINDPRQYDLILNLEHMSLANTSAALCSLAELPDFRPTPASLKSMDHYCLAARTRLKLALDARTSEADLTVSANEGVVTVTYMPRQAQVANHIPEVLAEVPGVKEVLATMAETNILWIQEAYNPQSETFTQINQVAQRWGAAIELLRFLPSEEAAAETAEEGAIPSGLAAREEPEYTGGIEEDTPEKPRIEDGGLSNALEELIRQGRSGGSHFIQGNFQTLSSAISRNVNYSLVVIGDLFLGKSKAARIRLLRDLKVYLGGRIRVPVISSDELQEKYFLGGKEIIKSLIFLILVAMSFWGVFTHEEAIINLLQEYKGWKLFSVIAVGLFAPVFAYLYGTIAHIFLKIIKFD